The Anaerobranca gottschalkii DSM 13577 genomic sequence CTGCCGTTATTCATACAGAGATAGTGGAAGGAGACAAAATACGTTTAACTGTAGCACCTAAAGGGTTTGGTAGTGAAAATATGAGTAGAATTAAAATGCTTAAACCTGCTGAAGGTAGAGAAGGTGTAGTTGATTTTGTTTTAGAGACAGTAAGATTGGCTGGTTCTAATCCATGTCCACCTATAATAGTAGGAGTGGGTATAGGAGGAACCATGGAAAAAGCAGCAATTTTGGCTAAAAAGGCTGCTATTCGTTCTGTAGATAAGCCTAATAGTAATCGGTATTACCAACAGTTAGAAGAAGAGTTGTTGGAAAAGATAAATAATTTGGGTGTTGGACCTCAAGGTTTTGGTGGTAAAACAACTGCTTTAGGTGTGAATATTGAATATTATCCAACCCATATTGCAGGTTTACCTGTAGCGGTTAATATTAACTGTCATGTGGCCCGTCATATAACTAAAGTAATAGATTAGGAGGGATAATGTGGAAAGGAAAAAAATAAAAACACCATTATCCCCACAAGATATTGAAAGTTTGGTAGCTGGGGATTTAGTGGAATTGACTGGAGTGATTTACACCGCTCGAGATGCTGCCCATAAAAGAATGATTGAAGCATTAAATAATGGAGAACAATTACCCTTTGACCTTAATGGTAATGTCATTTATTATGTTGGACCTACCCCTGCTAAAGAAGGGCAAGTTATTGGTTCAGCTGGTCCTACCACCAGTGGGCGAATGGATAAATATACTCCTCGGTTATTAGATCTCGGTTTAAAAGGAATGATAGGTAAAGGTTTGCGTAGCCAGGAAGTAGTGGAGAGTATCAAAAAAAACAAAGGAGTTTATTTTGCCGCTGTTGGAGGAGCTGCTGCCCTTATTTCTAAAAGAATAATCAAAAGTGAAATCATAGCTTACGAAGATTTGGGAACAGAAGGGATAAGAAAGCTAGAAGTAGTTGATTTTCCTGTCATTGTAGCTATAGATAGTCAAGGTAATAATTTTTATGAAATAGGCCAGCAAAAATATTTGCAAAGTAAATAGATTCAAGGCGAGAATTACTTAAAAATTCTCGCCTTGAATCTTTAAAATATGGTAATTTTTATGAATAGATATGTTATAATACAAAGGAAGGAGGTGCAAACATGATTTCCGTTTCCCACGAATGTCTAATGCATGCTACATATTTTGCCCCTAGGGGGAAAAAAAGATTACAATTACTAGGATCTCATTTAGCCCAAAGGTATTTAAGCCCGGTAGATAAATTGATCGGAATAATTGGAGATTCTGGGGCAGGTAAATCATTGCTAATTAGAGGTATTTTTCCTGGTTTAGAATTAACAAATGATGATGAAGGAATTAATATAAGGCCATTGCCTTTATTGACCCAATATGAAAAAGGATATTTTAAATCCCATTCTTATCACCTTGATGTAAGATTTGAATTGGCTTTTTGTCAAATTTGGGAATTGGCTGAGGCTGTAAAGGAAGCAATTCGCCAAGAAAAAAGGGTAATTATAGAACATTTTGAATTACTTTATCCCTATTTAGGGTTTAATGCCGATGTCTTAATAGGAATAGGAGAGGAAGTTATTATTACAAGACCAGGGGTTTTTGGTCCAGAACCGAAGGAAATTGCAGATATCGTTTTTAAATCAATTAAATTCAGGAGA encodes the following:
- a CDS encoding fumarate hydratase, which translates into the protein MANKIHVNKITEAIREMVIQSNYVLSEDVKVKLNQFYQQENWPLAKQLLEDIIENYQIAERERVPICQDTGMVVVFLEIGQGVQLVGGNLTEAINEGVRQGYELGFLRKSVVGDPLNRENTKDNTPAVIHTEIVEGDKIRLTVAPKGFGSENMSRIKMLKPAEGREGVVDFVLETVRLAGSNPCPPIIVGVGIGGTMEKAAILAKKAAIRSVDKPNSNRYYQQLEEELLEKINNLGVGPQGFGGKTTALGVNIEYYPTHIAGLPVAVNINCHVARHITKVID
- a CDS encoding Fe-S-containing hydro-lyase, with product MERKKIKTPLSPQDIESLVAGDLVELTGVIYTARDAAHKRMIEALNNGEQLPFDLNGNVIYYVGPTPAKEGQVIGSAGPTTSGRMDKYTPRLLDLGLKGMIGKGLRSQEVVESIKKNKGVYFAAVGGAAALISKRIIKSEIIAYEDLGTEGIRKLEVVDFPVIVAIDSQGNNFYEIGQQKYLQSK
- a CDS encoding lantibiotic ABC transporter, with translation MISVSHECLMHATYFAPRGKKRLQLLGSHLAQRYLSPVDKLIGIIGDSGAGKSLLIRGIFPGLELTNDDEGINIRPLPLLTQYEKGYFKSHSYHLDVRFELAFCQIWELAEAVKEAIRQEKRVIIEHFELLYPYLGFNADVLIGIGEEVIITRPGVFGPEPKEIADIVFKSIKFRRMAHTAEDLTEMVLMDMGLEKPQFHSDVKHGFLLEFPTKPNIDLHEVERRVKELIEQDLTISYSDEEHINIGKEIVFPCTGPRIHVKKTGEIRGFYLIKDFKWDPLQKLYLLAGVVGVEENPQQINIFK